One window of the Rhipicephalus microplus isolate Deutch F79 chromosome 2, USDA_Rmic, whole genome shotgun sequence genome contains the following:
- the LOC142786748 gene encoding Golgi-associated plant pathogenesis-related protein 1-like, which translates to MSEYLRLLADKLMWCCTCRRPPSGVLDDNFPTTTIFKTVSFDDRGRRIVQTKTVQSSMLRKKIINRSDGTKDIVEEIITPGSQTMLSRDQPMSEADFQKNSLDWHNYYRALHGVPPLQLDAKLNGIAKKWATTLAKEDRFEHSPDSEYGENVYVKWSSNPNHQITGREAVESWYSEISDYRWDGSDPDVDAVGHFTQLIWKETTRMGCAQARGPTNKILVVANYAPPGNVVGKFAACVPPLQYSTT; encoded by the exons ATGAGCGAGTACCTGCGCCTGCTCGCTGACAAGCTGATGTGGTGCTGCACATGCCGTCGCCCACCGAGCG GGGTACTAGACGACAATTTCCCGACAACGACAATATTCAAGACCGTCAGTTTCGATGAT CGTGGACGACGCATTGTACAGACCAAGACGGTGCAGAGTTCTatgctgcgcaagaaaatcatCAACCGATCTGATGGCACCAAGGATATCGTCGAGGAGATAATAACTCCGGGCAGCCAGACGATGCTGTCACGAGATCAGCCCATGAGCGAGGCAGATTTCCAGAAGAACTCGCTCGACTGGCACAACTACTATCGCGCCCTGCACGGTGTGCCTCCGTTGCAGCTGGACGCCAAG CTGAATGGTATTGCGAAAAAATGGGCCACCACTCTCGCCAAAGAAGATCGCTTTGAACACAGCCCGGACTCGGAATACGGCGAAAATGTGTACGTCAAGTGGTCCAGCAACCCCAATCATCAAATCACAG GACGCGAGGCTGTCGAATCGTGGTACAGCGAGATCTCGGATTACCGCTGGGATGGAAGCGATCCGGATGTGGACGCTGTCGGCCACTTCACGCAGCTCATCTGGAAGGAGACGACTCGTATGGGGTGTGCGCAGGCTCGTGGTCCCACCAACAAGATTCTCGTCGTTGCAAATTATGCGCCACCTGGCAACGTGGTCGGCAAGTTCGCCGCATGCGTGCCACCGTTGCAGTATTCTACGACGTGA